Proteins from a single region of Sphingomonas morindae:
- a CDS encoding response regulator, which translates to MFGLGRGKWSAGKRILIVEDEPLVAFDNEHFLVDRGFDVVATVDNVDEAVARIAVGGIDCVTADVRLTGGGSGLDVARAAHEAGIPVLLVTGQCPTEAQSFAYGCLAKPYAQRELVEAIEAVLERAAGTAPRRLPRALTLFR; encoded by the coding sequence ATGTTTGGGTTGGGGCGGGGCAAGTGGAGCGCGGGCAAGCGCATCCTGATCGTCGAGGACGAACCGCTTGTCGCGTTCGACAATGAGCATTTCCTCGTCGATCGCGGGTTCGACGTGGTGGCGACGGTGGACAATGTGGACGAGGCGGTGGCGCGGATCGCGGTCGGCGGCATCGACTGCGTGACCGCCGACGTGCGGCTGACGGGCGGCGGATCGGGGCTCGACGTGGCGCGCGCCGCGCACGAGGCCGGGATCCCGGTGCTGCTCGTCACCGGCCAGTGCCCGACCGAGGCGCAGAGCTTCGCCTATGGCTGCCTCGCCAAGCCCTATGCGCAGCGCGAGCTGGTCGAGGCGATCGAGGCGGTGCTGGAACGCGCCGCCGGCACCGCGCCGCGCCGCCTGCCGCGCGCGCTCACCCTCTTTCGGTAA
- a CDS encoding MFS transporter, with protein MSDTPIAAGWRAALPAAVRPYAEPAPLAAFFLGISSGFPFAMIGATLTTRLAQDGIDKKAVTAFSLAILAYNLKWLWAWAVDGIALPGARRFGRRVTWLWLAGALTMAAVIHLGLVDPRADLARTAWAAVLVGIAGATYDIVIDAYRIELLSPEQLGPGAGMSQYGWRIGSVLAGSIALLVAGSGGWGLGYGVCAALALSAMLTGAVMGEPQRHHAPSRKKGLAELWVSIAAPLADFFRREGALLVLAFILVHKIGDTLSQLAVRLLFNDLGYSNGEIALWDVGLGFWAYLIGIFIGGLLYARVGLTRSVLISLWLMAISNLGFAVLAAVGHSNAGMAAAMAFENGASGIGGVTVVAYFSALCDLRFTAAQYALISAAASLVGRLITGTSSGALIEALGYVGFYLLTTVIALPGIALFWYMVRTGLVERSIGSAGTEPPPPQPGG; from the coding sequence ATGAGCGATACCCCGATTGCCGCCGGCTGGCGCGCCGCCTTGCCCGCCGCCGTGCGGCCCTATGCCGAACCCGCGCCGCTGGCCGCATTTTTCCTCGGTATTTCCTCGGGCTTTCCGTTCGCCATGATCGGCGCGACGCTGACCACGCGGCTGGCGCAGGATGGCATCGACAAAAAGGCCGTCACCGCCTTCAGCCTCGCCATCCTCGCCTATAATCTCAAATGGCTCTGGGCTTGGGCGGTGGACGGCATCGCGCTGCCGGGCGCGCGGCGCTTCGGCCGGCGCGTCACCTGGCTGTGGCTGGCGGGTGCGCTCACCATGGCGGCGGTGATCCATCTCGGCCTGGTCGATCCGCGCGCCGATCTCGCGCGGACGGCCTGGGCGGCGGTGCTGGTCGGCATCGCCGGCGCCACCTACGATATCGTGATCGATGCCTATCGCATCGAGCTGCTAAGCCCCGAACAGCTCGGCCCCGGCGCGGGGATGAGCCAATATGGCTGGCGGATCGGTTCGGTGCTGGCGGGTTCGATCGCGCTGCTGGTCGCCGGCAGCGGCGGCTGGGGCCTGGGCTATGGCGTGTGCGCGGCGCTGGCGCTGTCCGCCATGCTCACCGGCGCGGTGATGGGCGAGCCGCAGCGCCACCATGCGCCCTCGCGCAAGAAGGGTCTGGCGGAACTGTGGGTCTCGATCGCGGCGCCGCTCGCCGATTTCTTCCGCCGCGAAGGCGCGCTGCTCGTCCTCGCCTTCATCCTCGTCCACAAGATCGGCGATACCCTCTCGCAGCTGGCGGTGCGGCTGCTGTTCAACGATCTCGGCTATAGCAATGGCGAGATCGCGCTGTGGGACGTGGGGCTGGGCTTCTGGGCCTATCTGATCGGCATCTTCATCGGCGGCCTTCTCTATGCCCGGGTCGGGCTGACGCGCTCGGTGCTGATCAGCCTGTGGCTGATGGCGATCAGCAATCTCGGCTTCGCGGTGCTCGCGGCGGTCGGCCACAGCAATGCCGGCATGGCCGCCGCCATGGCCTTCGAGAATGGCGCCAGCGGCATCGGCGGGGTGACGGTGGTCGCCTATTTCTCCGCGCTGTGCGACCTGCGCTTCACCGCCGCGCAATATGCGCTGATCTCGGCGGCGGCGAGCCTGGTGGGGCGGCTCATCACCGGCACCAGCTCGGGCGCGCTCATCGAGGCGCTCGGCTATGTCGGCTTCTACCTGCTCACCACGGTCATTGCGCTGCCCGGCATCGCGCTCTTCTGGTACATGGTGCGCACCGGGCTGGTGGAGCGCTCGATCGGCTCGGCCGGCACCGAGCCGCCGCCGCCTCAGCCAGGCGGCTGA